In uncultured Draconibacterium sp., one genomic interval encodes:
- a CDS encoding TonB-dependent receptor: protein MMKNLTTLFLLLLTQMVAIAQSNNATLKGVISDQNGVPIDMVNVVLKEYPTLGTTTNADGEFLLRIPARKQLTIIFSSLGYQTFQDSVYANREETVIKQITMPETNLELAEIIVKEQRRNGGSIVSLDPKIINSISSASGGIEAGLKTLPGVSSNNELSSQYTVRGGNFDENLVYVNDVEVYRPFLIRSGQQEGLSFINSDMVSTVDFSAGGFNAKYGDKMSSVLDIKYRRPSDFSGSASVSMLGASAHFEDVALKGKLSHISGIRYKTNRYILGSLDEQGEYDPRFLDFQTYITYQFNEKFDLSFLGNVAQNQYNFIPQTRETSFGTWQNPLNTKIYFDGQEQDDFQTYLGAVTANYHPNANLNLKFIASAYHAQEKETYDIQGQYYLNQLERNMGSDEFGDSTLNLGVGTFLNHARNSLNATVYSFSHKGAFNSEKNLINWGIKFQHEKIDDELNEWIYRDSAGYSIPYSDSQVKLFYTLNAKNKINSNRVTGYIQDSWSVPTANGDLYLTGGVRFNFWDFNNELLVSPRATLSYFPEWEKKMSFRLSAGWYHQSPFFKELKQSDGYINYDSKAQRSFQVVGGTDLLFTAWDRPFRFTSEAYYKHMNRLIPYQIDNVRIRYLAEEEATGYATGIDFKINGEFVSGLQSWASLSFLQTQEDIKGDGHGMIPRPTDQWMNFSLFFQDYLPGNPSYKMQLSGFYGARLPTGPPNGERYQDVFRMPPYRRIDLGFSKVFISRANRSDSPFFRHITDLWLSLEVFNLLDINNTISYFWVSSIYGDQYAVPNYLTSRKFNLKLTVKF, encoded by the coding sequence ATGATGAAAAACTTAACCACTCTATTTCTATTACTGCTTACCCAAATGGTTGCTATTGCACAAAGTAATAATGCAACATTAAAAGGAGTTATCAGCGACCAGAACGGTGTTCCTATCGATATGGTAAATGTGGTATTAAAAGAGTATCCAACCCTTGGAACCACTACAAATGCCGACGGCGAATTTCTGCTTCGAATTCCGGCGCGCAAACAGCTCACAATAATTTTTTCGTCGCTGGGGTATCAAACCTTTCAGGATTCGGTGTATGCCAATCGTGAAGAAACAGTAATCAAGCAGATTACTATGCCGGAGACCAACCTCGAACTTGCTGAAATAATTGTAAAGGAACAGCGACGTAACGGCGGAAGTATTGTTAGTCTCGATCCGAAAATAATCAACTCCATTTCGAGTGCTTCGGGAGGTATTGAAGCCGGACTAAAAACCTTGCCCGGCGTGTCGTCAAATAACGAGTTAAGCTCGCAATACACTGTGCGCGGTGGTAATTTCGACGAAAACCTGGTTTATGTGAATGATGTTGAGGTTTACCGTCCTTTCCTGATTCGCTCGGGACAACAGGAAGGTTTGAGCTTTATAAACAGCGACATGGTTTCTACCGTCGATTTTTCGGCAGGTGGTTTTAATGCCAAATATGGCGATAAAATGTCGTCGGTACTCGATATAAAATACCGCCGACCCAGCGATTTTAGCGGATCGGCATCAGTTAGTATGCTCGGTGCTTCGGCGCATTTTGAAGACGTAGCGCTAAAGGGAAAACTTTCGCATATTTCAGGAATTCGGTACAAAACCAACCGCTACATATTGGGGAGTTTAGATGAACAGGGCGAATACGATCCTCGCTTTCTTGATTTTCAGACTTACATTACCTACCAGTTTAATGAGAAATTCGACCTCTCGTTTTTGGGTAACGTAGCGCAAAACCAATACAATTTTATTCCGCAAACCCGCGAAACAAGTTTTGGTACGTGGCAAAATCCGCTGAACACCAAAATATATTTTGATGGCCAGGAACAGGATGATTTTCAAACCTATTTAGGAGCTGTAACTGCTAACTATCATCCCAATGCCAACCTGAACCTGAAGTTTATTGCATCGGCCTACCATGCACAGGAAAAAGAAACTTACGACATACAAGGGCAGTACTACTTAAACCAGCTGGAGCGAAATATGGGCTCGGATGAGTTTGGCGACAGCACGCTGAATTTGGGAGTAGGTACATTTCTCAATCATGCCCGAAACAGCCTGAATGCAACAGTTTACAGTTTTTCGCACAAAGGAGCATTTAACTCTGAAAAAAACCTGATAAACTGGGGAATTAAATTTCAGCACGAAAAAATTGACGATGAGCTAAACGAGTGGATCTACCGCGATTCTGCCGGTTATTCCATCCCTTATTCCGATAGCCAGGTCAAGTTATTTTATACACTTAATGCCAAAAACAAAATCAACTCGAACCGGGTGACCGGCTACATTCAGGACAGTTGGAGCGTGCCCACTGCAAATGGCGATTTGTATTTAACAGGCGGGGTGCGATTCAATTTCTGGGATTTTAATAATGAGTTGCTCGTAAGTCCACGCGCCACATTAAGCTACTTCCCTGAATGGGAGAAAAAAATGTCGTTCCGTTTATCGGCGGGATGGTATCATCAGTCGCCCTTTTTTAAAGAGTTGAAACAAAGCGACGGCTACATTAATTACGACTCAAAAGCGCAACGTTCGTTTCAGGTTGTTGGAGGCACCGACCTGCTGTTTACCGCCTGGGATCGCCCGTTTCGTTTTACTTCCGAGGCCTACTACAAACACATGAACCGCCTGATTCCTTACCAAATAGATAATGTTCGTATACGTTACCTGGCCGAAGAAGAAGCGACCGGTTATGCTACCGGAATAGACTTTAAAATTAACGGCGAGTTTGTGAGCGGACTGCAGTCGTGGGCAAGTTTATCGTTCCTGCAAACCCAAGAAGATATAAAAGGCGACGGACATGGAATGATTCCCCGCCCTACCGATCAGTGGATGAATTTTAGTTTGTTCTTCCAGGATTATTTACCCGGAAATCCAAGTTACAAAATGCAACTCTCAGGGTTTTACGGAGCACGCCTGCCCACCGGACCTCCAAATGGCGAGCGTTACCAGGATGTATTTCGTATGCCGCCCTACCGACGTATCGACCTTGGATTCTCAAAAGTATTCATTAGCCGGGCAAACCGCTCCGACAGCCCTTTTTTCAGGCATATTACCGATTTATGGCTAAGCCTCGAAGTATTTAACCTGCTGGATATCAACAATACCATCTCCTATTTCTGGGTATCGAGTATTTATGGCGACCAGTATGCGGTTCCGAATTATCTTACATCAAGAAAGTTCAACTTAAAACTTACGGTAAAATTCTAA
- a CDS encoding PhzF family phenazine biosynthesis protein, which translates to MNLTVYQVDAFAEKIFEGNPAAVIPLNDEWLPDDIMQKLAMENNLSETAFFIIKDDCYHIRWFTPEAEVDLCGHATLATSHVLFQHLNIAADQICFHSRSGKLSVKKEGDLLVLNFPASKVEAKYIPTGLKTAFGIHPQECFKGREDLMLVFKNENDIANLEPDFTKMLEATSRGIICTAKSEKYDFVSRFFAPSVGINEDPVTGSAHTMLIPYWSEQLDKQNLVAKQISKRGGVLHCKQLGDRVEIGGKAVTYLVGTINI; encoded by the coding sequence ATGAACCTAACAGTATACCAGGTTGATGCCTTCGCCGAGAAAATTTTTGAAGGAAATCCCGCAGCCGTTATTCCACTGAATGATGAGTGGCTTCCGGATGATATTATGCAAAAACTGGCCATGGAAAACAACCTCTCGGAAACAGCATTTTTTATAATAAAAGACGACTGTTACCATATCCGCTGGTTTACTCCTGAAGCCGAGGTTGATCTTTGCGGTCATGCTACCCTGGCTACTTCGCATGTTCTGTTTCAGCATTTAAATATTGCTGCAGATCAAATTTGTTTCCATTCGAGAAGTGGAAAACTTAGCGTAAAAAAAGAAGGCGATTTGCTGGTATTAAACTTCCCTGCATCAAAAGTTGAGGCCAAATATATTCCAACCGGATTAAAAACGGCGTTTGGCATTCATCCGCAGGAATGTTTTAAAGGACGCGAAGACCTGATGCTGGTATTTAAAAATGAAAACGACATTGCCAATCTGGAGCCCGATTTCACAAAGATGCTGGAAGCCACATCGCGTGGCATAATCTGCACGGCCAAATCAGAAAAATACGATTTTGTATCGCGCTTTTTTGCACCATCAGTGGGGATTAACGAAGATCCGGTAACCGGGTCGGCACACACCATGTTAATTCCGTACTGGTCGGAGCAACTGGATAAGCAAAACCTGGTGGCTAAACAAATATCGAAAAGAGGCGGAGTGCTGCATTGCAAACAATTGGGCGATCGCGTTGAAATAGGCGGCAAAGCCGTAACTTACCTGGTAGGAACTATTAATATTTAA
- a CDS encoding aldo/keto reductase, translating into MANLKLNRRKFIGALSAGTAHVLFSNPLYAVNTPARSHDPFQLIELGNSGIKTTLLGMGTGVHATNRTSFLTKQDKNTSLDLLHHAYDKGIRYFDLADTYGTHGIFAEAMTKMNREELTLTTKIWTRPGGIPEKERPNADIVVDRFRKEMNTDYIDLVQIHCMVDEDWTETLKPQMEILSNLKAKGIIKAHGVSVHSLDAMKAAVESPWVDVLHARINPYGIAMDKPDPQEVVEVIQQLHQSGKGIIGMKLVGNGQLRNDSKKIDNSLRFVLGLGCVDLMLVGFETKDQVDNYISRMETELKKLY; encoded by the coding sequence ATGGCCAACTTAAAATTGAATCGACGAAAATTTATCGGAGCGCTTAGTGCAGGTACTGCACATGTTTTATTCTCGAATCCACTTTATGCAGTCAATACTCCCGCACGAAGTCACGATCCTTTTCAGTTGATTGAGTTGGGGAATTCAGGGATAAAAACCACTTTGCTGGGAATGGGAACCGGTGTTCATGCCACCAACCGTACTAGTTTTCTTACCAAGCAGGATAAAAACACCAGCCTCGATTTATTGCATCACGCATACGACAAAGGAATCCGTTATTTTGATTTGGCCGATACCTATGGCACACACGGGATTTTTGCCGAGGCCATGACAAAAATGAACCGGGAAGAACTGACACTTACCACAAAAATATGGACACGCCCAGGTGGCATTCCTGAGAAAGAACGCCCCAATGCTGACATTGTGGTGGACCGGTTCAGGAAAGAAATGAATACCGATTACATCGACCTGGTACAGATACATTGTATGGTTGATGAGGACTGGACAGAAACCTTAAAACCACAGATGGAAATTCTTTCGAACCTGAAGGCGAAAGGAATTATTAAAGCGCATGGTGTTTCCGTACACTCGCTTGATGCCATGAAAGCAGCGGTTGAAAGCCCCTGGGTTGATGTGTTGCATGCGCGAATAAATCCGTACGGTATTGCCATGGACAAACCCGATCCGCAGGAAGTGGTAGAGGTTATTCAGCAGTTACACCAATCCGGCAAAGGTATTATAGGTATGAAATTGGTGGGCAACGGACAATTACGTAACGACAGCAAAAAAATCGATAACTCACTACGATTTGTTCTAGGATTAGGGTGTGTAGATCTCATGCTTGTTGGTTTCGAGACAAAAGACCAGGTTGACAATTACATTTCGCGAATGGAAACAGAATTAAAGAAACTTTACTAA
- a CDS encoding class I SAM-dependent methyltransferase, which yields MNDPIGLAIKEYFERGKAPQIQVDSNYTEGETIAPSYFFRDEKELPKIEKVALKNCKGRILDIGAAAGCHSLILQKKGYSVTALEKSEVSVEVMRKQGIVKVVHADIFEYNEEQFNTILLLMNGSGIGGTIAGLKKLLAHLKSLLLEGGQILIDSSDIKYLFEEEDGSEWVDIANSNYYGEMQYKVSFRKEEAQFDWLFIDFNTLQLVANEMGYNCTLLDKGTHHDYLAKLSL from the coding sequence ATGAACGATCCGATTGGCCTGGCCATTAAAGAATATTTTGAACGGGGGAAAGCGCCTCAAATTCAGGTAGATTCAAACTACACAGAAGGCGAAACTATTGCCCCATCGTATTTTTTCCGCGACGAAAAAGAACTTCCCAAAATCGAAAAAGTTGCGCTGAAAAATTGTAAAGGCCGCATTTTGGATATTGGTGCTGCAGCAGGCTGTCATTCACTCATTCTGCAAAAAAAAGGCTATAGTGTTACTGCTCTTGAAAAATCAGAAGTTTCGGTTGAAGTGATGCGCAAACAGGGGATTGTAAAAGTAGTTCATGCCGATATTTTTGAGTACAACGAAGAACAATTTAACACCATTTTGTTGCTGATGAACGGTTCGGGTATTGGCGGAACCATCGCAGGTTTAAAAAAATTACTGGCACACCTAAAAAGCCTTTTGTTGGAAGGAGGCCAGATTTTAATTGACTCATCGGATATTAAATACCTTTTTGAAGAAGAAGACGGATCGGAATGGGTAGATATCGCCAATAGCAACTACTACGGCGAAATGCAGTATAAAGTGAGTTTTCGGAAAGAGGAGGCGCAGTTCGACTGGCTTTTTATCGATTTTAACACCCTGCAACTTGTGGCCAACGAAATGGGTTATAACTGTACGTTGCTTGATAAAGGCACACATCACGACTACCTGGCAAAACTGAGTCTATAA
- a CDS encoding FRG domain-containing protein, whose protein sequence is MNCAITSNDIRVNSWEELTQEVYHQSWKPDLGRFRSDFAFRGLSDCHYKLENSFVRNCGERPELEYHMLRNFRKYARIDDFSLANTPLRALVLAQHHGLATRLLDWTYSPYIAMHFATSNTEKYDLDGVIWKVDFVQVNRLIPEPLKELLTLEKCNAFTVEMLESVFPTIQKLDKTIGRGHALFFEPPSIDDRIVNQFALFSVMTSATSILDEWLLKHPEVYRRIVIPAELKWEVRDKLDQANITERVLFPGLDGLASWLKRHYRPKQ, encoded by the coding sequence ATGAATTGCGCGATCACATCAAACGATATTCGGGTGAACAGTTGGGAAGAATTGACACAGGAAGTTTACCACCAGTCGTGGAAACCGGATCTTGGCCGGTTTCGATCCGATTTTGCATTTCGTGGCCTCTCCGACTGCCATTATAAACTGGAGAACAGCTTTGTTCGAAACTGCGGAGAACGTCCCGAGCTGGAATACCATATGCTTCGTAATTTCCGCAAATATGCCCGAATCGACGATTTCTCGCTGGCAAACACGCCACTTCGGGCTTTAGTACTGGCACAACACCATGGTTTGGCTACTCGTTTGCTCGACTGGACTTACTCGCCATACATTGCCATGCACTTTGCCACATCGAACACCGAAAAATATGATTTGGATGGCGTAATCTGGAAAGTAGACTTCGTTCAGGTAAACCGGCTAATTCCTGAACCGTTAAAAGAATTGCTTACGCTTGAAAAATGCAACGCGTTTACCGTGGAAATGCTGGAATCTGTTTTCCCCACAATTCAGAAACTGGATAAAACCATTGGCAGAGGGCATGCTTTGTTTTTTGAACCGCCATCGATCGACGACCGGATTGTAAACCAGTTTGCGCTGTTTTCGGTAATGACAAGCGCCACTTCGATTCTGGACGAGTGGCTGCTTAAACATCCCGAGGTGTACCGGCGTATTGTTATTCCGGCTGAATTAAAATGGGAAGTACGCGACAAGCTCGACCAGGCGAATATTACCGAACGGGTACTTTTCCCCGGGCTTGATGGCTTGGCCAGTTGGTTAAAACGACATTACCGCCCAAAACAATAA
- a CDS encoding transcriptional regulator translates to MFKNLDPLLHSQVRLAIMTILLNLKSAEFSYLLENIETSKGNLSFQITKLKEGGYIKVKKSFRKNYPLTTLSITPKGIGAYETYVETISEYFQKSGKR, encoded by the coding sequence ATGTTTAAAAACCTCGATCCACTTCTTCATTCACAGGTGCGGCTGGCGATTATGACTATCCTGCTAAATTTAAAGTCGGCCGAATTTTCGTACTTGCTCGAAAACATCGAAACGTCAAAGGGCAACCTGAGTTTTCAGATTACAAAACTTAAAGAAGGTGGTTACATCAAGGTTAAAAAGTCGTTCCGAAAAAACTATCCTTTAACAACTTTAAGTATCACACCTAAAGGAATTGGAGCCTACGAAACTTATGTAGAAACTATTTCTGAATATTTCCAAAAATCCGGAAAACGTTAA
- a CDS encoding fumarate hydratase: MADFKYQKPFPILKDDTEYRCITKDYVSTIEVDGREILKVDPKGLEELAKEAFSDVSFYLRSAHLEKLAKILEDPEATDNDRFVAHTMLMNQAVSAEGELPTCQDTGTAIVIGKKGEDVYTGANDAEALSKGIFDTYAERNLRYSQVVPFTMTKEKNTGTNLPAQIDLYAEQGNKYEFLFITKGGGSGNKTYLYQQTKSLLTEENLTKFVKEKIMDLGTSACPPYHLALVIGGTSAEATLATVKKASAGYLDHLPTEGNEGGQAFRDLEWEEKVTKICQESGVGAQFGGKYFVHDVRVIRLPRHAASCPVGLGVSCSADRNIKAKITKEGIFLEQLEKNPARFLPSKAPSMSPAIDIDLDQGMDKVLAELTKYPTKTRLNLSGTLIVARDIAHAQIKQMLDEGKPMPEYFKNHPVYYAGPAKTPKGMASGSFGPTTAGRMDPYVDEFQSLGGSMIMLAKGNRSQAVTDACKKHGGFYLGSIGGPAAILAKNSIKSVEVVDFEDLGMEAVRKIKVENFPAFIIVDDKGNDFFKEL; encoded by the coding sequence ATGGCAGATTTTAAATATCAAAAACCATTTCCAATTTTAAAAGACGATACCGAATATCGTTGTATTACAAAAGATTATGTGTCGACCATTGAGGTTGATGGCCGCGAGATTTTAAAAGTTGATCCGAAAGGTTTGGAAGAACTGGCAAAAGAAGCATTTTCCGATGTTTCGTTTTACCTGCGTTCTGCTCATCTTGAAAAACTGGCTAAAATATTAGAAGACCCGGAAGCAACCGATAACGACAGGTTTGTTGCACACACCATGTTAATGAACCAGGCTGTTTCGGCCGAGGGCGAATTGCCAACTTGCCAGGATACAGGAACAGCAATTGTTATTGGTAAAAAGGGTGAAGATGTGTACACCGGTGCCAACGATGCTGAAGCCTTGTCGAAAGGTATTTTTGATACCTACGCCGAAAGGAATTTGCGCTATTCGCAGGTGGTGCCTTTTACCATGACCAAAGAAAAGAACACCGGAACGAACTTGCCTGCACAAATTGATTTGTATGCCGAGCAAGGAAATAAATACGAATTTTTATTTATAACAAAAGGTGGAGGTTCTGGTAACAAAACCTACCTCTATCAGCAAACCAAATCGTTGCTGACCGAGGAGAATCTTACCAAATTTGTTAAAGAAAAGATAATGGACCTGGGTACTTCTGCTTGTCCTCCATATCACCTGGCACTGGTAATTGGCGGTACTTCTGCCGAAGCTACTCTTGCAACAGTGAAAAAAGCATCAGCCGGTTATTTAGATCATTTACCAACCGAAGGTAACGAAGGTGGTCAGGCTTTCCGCGATTTGGAGTGGGAAGAGAAAGTAACCAAAATTTGCCAGGAAAGTGGAGTAGGTGCTCAGTTTGGCGGAAAATATTTTGTGCACGATGTTCGTGTTATCCGCCTGCCACGCCACGCAGCTTCGTGCCCGGTAGGTTTGGGTGTTAGCTGTAGTGCCGACCGTAACATAAAAGCAAAAATTACCAAAGAAGGTATTTTCCTCGAGCAACTGGAGAAAAATCCTGCACGTTTCTTGCCTTCAAAAGCTCCATCAATGAGTCCGGCTATTGATATTGATCTGGATCAGGGAATGGACAAAGTATTGGCCGAATTAACAAAATACCCAACAAAAACACGACTGAATTTGAGCGGTACTTTAATCGTAGCACGCGACATTGCGCACGCACAGATTAAACAAATGCTAGACGAAGGCAAACCAATGCCGGAGTACTTTAAGAACCACCCGGTGTATTATGCAGGTCCTGCAAAAACTCCAAAAGGAATGGCTTCAGGAAGTTTTGGGCCAACAACTGCAGGCCGTATGGATCCGTATGTTGACGAGTTCCAGAGCCTCGGTGGATCGATGATTATGCTGGCAAAAGGAAACCGCTCGCAAGCTGTTACCGACGCCTGTAAAAAACATGGTGGTTTCTACCTGGGTTCGATTGGCGGACCGGCTGCAATTTTGGCCAAAAACAGTATTAAATCTGTAGAGGTGGTCGATTTTGAAGATCTGGGAATGGAAGCTGTTCGAAAGATTAAGGTGGAGAATTTCCCTGCATTTATTATCGTTGACGATAAAGGAAACGACTTCTTTAAAGAACTATAA
- a CDS encoding NAD(P)-dependent oxidoreductase, whose protein sequence is MKKDITIGWIGTGVMGTSMLGHLNKAGYSCITYTRTKSKAESLLTNGVKWADSPAEVAAVSDVVFTIVGFPKDVREVYFGEKGILAKAKPGAVLVDMTTTEPSLAVEIYEAAKAKNIQSVDAPVSGGDVGAKNGTLSIMAGGDKEAFDKVFPLFEIMGKQIVYQGEAGSGQHTKMCNQITIAGTMIGVCEALLYGHKAGLDLPTMLSSISGGAAGCWTLDNLAPRIVNRNFDPGFFVEHFIKDMGIALKEAEAMGLSLPGLALVKQLYLAVQAQGHGKLGTHALTLALEKLSGL, encoded by the coding sequence ATGAAAAAAGATATTACAATTGGTTGGATCGGTACCGGAGTTATGGGGACTTCCATGCTGGGCCACTTAAATAAAGCAGGGTATTCGTGCATTACCTATACCCGAACAAAAAGTAAAGCAGAATCATTGCTGACAAACGGCGTAAAATGGGCCGACAGCCCGGCAGAGGTTGCGGCAGTTTCGGATGTAGTTTTTACGATAGTAGGTTTTCCGAAAGACGTTCGCGAAGTATACTTTGGCGAAAAAGGTATTCTGGCAAAGGCAAAACCGGGTGCTGTTTTGGTTGATATGACAACCACCGAGCCGAGTTTAGCGGTTGAAATTTATGAGGCTGCTAAAGCTAAGAATATTCAATCGGTTGATGCACCGGTTTCGGGTGGTGATGTAGGTGCTAAAAATGGGACTTTGTCGATAATGGCCGGTGGCGATAAAGAAGCTTTCGATAAGGTATTTCCGCTGTTCGAAATTATGGGAAAACAGATCGTTTACCAGGGTGAAGCCGGATCGGGGCAACATACAAAAATGTGTAACCAGATTACCATTGCCGGAACAATGATCGGGGTTTGCGAAGCTTTGTTGTATGGCCATAAAGCCGGCCTCGATTTGCCAACCATGCTCTCATCAATCAGTGGTGGAGCTGCCGGTTGCTGGACACTCGATAACCTGGCGCCACGTATTGTAAATCGTAATTTCGACCCCGGATTTTTTGTGGAGCATTTTATTAAAGACATGGGAATTGCCTTAAAAGAAGCAGAAGCTATGGGCTTGTCGTTACCCGGACTGGCACTGGTAAAACAACTTTACCTGGCTGTTCAGGCGCAGGGCCACGGAAAACTGGGAACACATGCATTAACTCTGGCTTTGGAAAAATTATCGGGCTTGTAA
- a CDS encoding sialate O-acetylesterase: MKTKSVLLYILLFAIVFTAKAEVKLPKIFSSNMVLQQGIEIPVWGWANVGEEISVSLLAYETKSNYNTGEKTTVAILLANAKATTDSDGKWTAKLPAQEYGGPYTLMVKGKNTISLSNVMIGEVWVCSGQSNMEFSLAQVKNADEEVDAANHPNIRLFTVPRRVAQFPEDDIESGEWLECTPQTAHNFSAVGYFFGKALQEDLDVPIGLIHSSWGGTVAETWTSAQTIQNDPDFREPMIELQQMDVEEYKKNKEAEIRKILGGEIPTEDEGMQDGKPVWSDTELNDTDWSKIIAPGLWEEQGYIDIDGIGWYRKELDLTEDQTQTNLNLHLGKIDDSDITFLNGIEIGKTENQYDKERVYTIDKKYLNPGKNMIVVRVNDTGGGGGMWGAPEDQYVAIGQEKIDISGDWKFKISKAVMQDIDLGPNSYPTLLFNGMINPIVPFGIKGVIWYQGESNASRAKQYQRVFPNLINDWRKQWNQGDFPFLFVQLANYMKPVQNPTDSEWAELREAQTKTLELPNTGMASAIDIGEADDIHPKNKQDVGKRLALNAFKVAYNKDIVYTGPTFESVEFKDGKAYITFSETGSGLAVKDKYGYVKAFSIAGADRQFYWAKAEVINKNTVVVYSYAVTNPVAVRFGWADNPDDLNLYNLELLPANPFRTDDWPGITK, translated from the coding sequence ATGAAGACGAAATCCGTTCTGTTATACATTTTACTTTTTGCTATTGTTTTTACTGCTAAAGCAGAAGTAAAACTCCCAAAAATATTTAGTTCAAATATGGTGCTTCAACAAGGAATTGAAATTCCGGTATGGGGCTGGGCAAACGTAGGAGAAGAAATTTCTGTTTCCCTTCTTGCATATGAAACTAAATCAAACTACAACACCGGTGAAAAAACTACTGTGGCCATTCTTCTGGCAAATGCTAAGGCCACTACTGATTCGGATGGCAAATGGACAGCCAAACTGCCGGCACAAGAGTACGGAGGTCCTTATACCTTGATGGTAAAAGGCAAAAACACTATTTCCTTAAGCAATGTAATGATTGGCGAAGTTTGGGTGTGCTCGGGGCAATCAAACATGGAATTTTCACTGGCACAGGTAAAAAATGCGGATGAAGAAGTGGATGCTGCCAATCACCCAAATATTCGATTATTTACCGTACCGCGTCGGGTGGCACAATTTCCTGAAGATGATATTGAAAGTGGCGAATGGCTGGAATGTACCCCACAAACGGCGCATAACTTTTCGGCTGTTGGGTATTTTTTTGGCAAAGCTTTACAGGAAGATCTGGATGTGCCCATCGGGCTGATTCACTCTTCGTGGGGCGGCACCGTTGCCGAAACATGGACCAGCGCACAAACCATTCAAAACGATCCGGATTTCAGGGAGCCAATGATTGAGTTGCAACAAATGGATGTTGAGGAGTATAAAAAGAACAAGGAAGCAGAGATAAGAAAAATACTGGGCGGCGAAATTCCTACCGAAGATGAAGGCATGCAAGACGGGAAGCCCGTTTGGTCTGATACGGAGTTAAACGATACCGACTGGAGCAAAATTATCGCTCCCGGATTGTGGGAAGAACAAGGTTATATTGACATTGACGGAATTGGCTGGTACCGGAAAGAGCTTGACCTTACCGAAGACCAAACACAAACGAACCTAAATCTGCATTTGGGAAAAATAGATGACTCTGATATAACGTTTCTAAACGGGATTGAAATCGGGAAAACCGAAAATCAGTATGATAAAGAAAGAGTTTACACCATCGACAAAAAATATCTGAATCCGGGTAAAAACATGATCGTAGTTCGTGTTAACGACACTGGCGGTGGCGGTGGGATGTGGGGCGCTCCGGAAGATCAGTACGTGGCTATCGGGCAGGAAAAAATCGATATCTCTGGCGACTGGAAATTTAAAATCTCAAAAGCCGTAATGCAGGACATTGACCTTGGCCCCAATTCGTATCCTACCTTGTTATTTAACGGAATGATTAATCCGATTGTACCTTTCGGGATAAAAGGCGTAATCTGGTACCAGGGCGAATCAAACGCCAGCCGGGCAAAACAATATCAGCGCGTATTTCCGAATTTGATAAACGATTGGCGCAAACAATGGAATCAGGGAGATTTCCCCTTCCTGTTTGTGCAGTTGGCAAATTATATGAAACCGGTACAAAATCCAACCGATAGCGAGTGGGCAGAATTACGCGAAGCACAAACCAAAACGCTGGAGCTGCCAAATACCGGAATGGCATCAGCAATTGATATTGGCGAAGCTGATGATATTCACCCGAAAAACAAACAGGATGTTGGAAAACGGCTGGCGCTGAATGCTTTTAAAGTGGCATACAATAAAGACATTGTATACACCGGCCCAACTTTCGAATCGGTGGAATTTAAAGACGGGAAAGCCTACATTACTTTTTCGGAAACAGGCTCGGGACTGGCAGTGAAAGACAAATACGGTTATGTAAAAGCATTTTCAATTGCAGGTGCCGATCGTCAGTTTTATTGGGCAAAGGCAGAGGTCATCAATAAAAACACGGTGGTTGTTTATTCGTATGCGGTTACCAATCCGGTGGCAGTACGTTTTGGCTGGGCCGATAATCCCGATGATTTGAACCTGTATAACCTGGAGTTACTGCCCGCTAATCCTTTCAGAACAGATGACTGGCCGGGAATAACAAAATAA